A genomic stretch from Serratia entomophila includes:
- the pcp gene encoding pyroglutamyl-peptidase I — translation MEKVLVTGIEPFDGDTVNPSWQIAQALAGERIGGAEVVALELPCVLGVANERLIAAIEQLHPKAVICLGLAGGRAEISLERVAINLIDARIPDNAGRQPIDVPVVAGGPVGYFSTLPIKAAVQRLRQQGIPAAVSYTAGTYNCNHIFYGLSHYIAGRQPAIKGGFVHIPYSHALAAEHPGKPSMALATMIEAIRSIVLTALTVEEDAVFGEGALH, via the coding sequence ATGGAAAAGGTGTTGGTAACCGGCATAGAGCCGTTTGACGGGGATACGGTGAATCCCTCCTGGCAGATAGCGCAGGCTTTGGCGGGTGAACGGATCGGCGGGGCGGAAGTCGTTGCGCTGGAGCTGCCGTGCGTGCTGGGCGTGGCGAATGAGCGGCTTATCGCGGCAATTGAACAACTGCACCCGAAGGCGGTGATCTGCCTGGGGCTGGCTGGCGGGCGGGCGGAAATTTCGCTGGAGCGGGTGGCGATTAACTTAATCGATGCCCGGATACCGGATAATGCCGGCAGGCAACCGATAGACGTGCCGGTGGTGGCGGGCGGGCCCGTGGGTTATTTCAGCACGTTGCCGATCAAGGCGGCGGTGCAGCGGCTGCGCCAGCAGGGCATTCCGGCCGCGGTGTCTTACACGGCGGGTACCTACAATTGCAACCATATCTTTTATGGGCTGAGCCACTATATCGCCGGCCGGCAACCGGCAATCAAAGGCGGGTTCGTGCATATTCCCTATAGCCACGCGCTGGCGGCCGAGCATCCGGGTAAACCGAGCATGGCGCTGGCGACGATGATCGAGGCCATTCGCAGCATAGTGCTTACCGCATTGACGGTGGAGGAGGATGCGGTGTTTGGCGAGGGCGCCTTGCATTGA